From Clavelina lepadiformis chromosome 9, kaClaLepa1.1, whole genome shotgun sequence, the proteins below share one genomic window:
- the LOC143471010 gene encoding max-like protein X isoform X1, translating to MAGSSYIDSSFDQLNESSCALDIDISSSSNMMQISNPSSAASSVPNTDEEDDEGQDKVQTYKERRREAHTQAEKKRRDAIRKGYDNLQGLVPNLTAQNDGVSSQKLSKAVVLQRTLSYVEYLQQQKKKQAEEVNKLRKEKVALTIMKTGYEQIVKQQSAHNSMNEKISEDVKFRVFQELMEKLFRSFSSTVSPEDFEKLSLGAINWIEEECKPQTLRYAANEVLRGMTQPRNNIIG from the exons ATGGCAGGGTCAAGCTACATCGATTCGAGCTTTGATCAGCTGAATGAATCATCGTGCGCTCTGGATATCGACATTTCCAGCTCATCGAACATGATGCAAATTTCCAATCCTTCCAGTGCAGCATCCTCAGTTCCGAACACAGATGAGGAAGATGATGAAGGGCAGGATAAAGTTCAAACTTATAAGGAAAGGAGACGTGAGGCACACACTCAGGCTGAAAAGAAGCGCAGAGACGCAATCAGGAAAGG ATATGACAATCTTCAAGGGTTAGTTCCGAACTTGACAGCACAAAACGATGGTGTGTCGTCACAGAAACTGAGCAAGGCTGTCGTTCTGCAGAGAACATTGTCCTACGTCGAGTActtgcagcaacagaagaagAAGCAGGCTGAGGAAGTGAACAAACTCCGAAAAGAGAAAGTTGCCTTGACGATAATGAAGACGGGGTACGAACAGATCGTGAAACAGCAAAGTGCGCACAATAGCATGAATGAAAAGATTTCAGAGGATGTTAAATTCCGAGTCTTCCAAGAGTTAATGGAAAAACTGTTCAGGTCATTCAGTTCCACAGTTTCACCAGAAGATTTCGAGAAACTCTCACTTGGCGCGATTAACTGGATCGAAGAAGAATGCAAGCCGCAGACTCTGAGGTACGCCGCAAATGAAGTCCTGAGGGGAATGACTCAGCCGAGAAATAACATTATTGGATGA
- the LOC143471010 gene encoding max-like protein X isoform X2: MAGSSYIDSSFDQLNESSCALDIDISSSSNMMQISNPSSAASSVPNTDEEDDEGQDKVQTYKERRREAHTQAEKKRRDAIRKGYDNLQGLVPNLTAQNDGVSSQKLSKAVVLQRTLSYVEYLQQQKKKQAEEVNKLRKEKVALTIMKTGSFSSTVSPEDFEKLSLGAINWIEEECKPQTLRYAANEVLRGMTQPRNNIIG; this comes from the exons ATGGCAGGGTCAAGCTACATCGATTCGAGCTTTGATCAGCTGAATGAATCATCGTGCGCTCTGGATATCGACATTTCCAGCTCATCGAACATGATGCAAATTTCCAATCCTTCCAGTGCAGCATCCTCAGTTCCGAACACAGATGAGGAAGATGATGAAGGGCAGGATAAAGTTCAAACTTATAAGGAAAGGAGACGTGAGGCACACACTCAGGCTGAAAAGAAGCGCAGAGACGCAATCAGGAAAGG ATATGACAATCTTCAAGGGTTAGTTCCGAACTTGACAGCACAAAACGATGGTGTGTCGTCACAGAAACTGAGCAAGGCTGTCGTTCTGCAGAGAACATTGTCCTACGTCGAGTActtgcagcaacagaagaagAAGCAGGCTGAGGAAGTGAACAAACTCCGAAAAGAGAAAGTTGCCTTGACGATAATGAAGACGGG GTCATTCAGTTCCACAGTTTCACCAGAAGATTTCGAGAAACTCTCACTTGGCGCGATTAACTGGATCGAAGAAGAATGCAAGCCGCAGACTCTGAGGTACGCCGCAAATGAAGTCCTGAGGGGAATGACTCAGCCGAGAAATAACATTATTGGATGA
- the LOC143471162 gene encoding kinesin-like protein KIF22 isoform X2, producing MLISLHSDLVDPNSGKNMSKINVYLRFRPVFHKPDEEPEDSCIRSADNSTIEMINLRNTQETVSYKFQQVFGENSSQEEVFGTALQPLLSHFTDDVQNVSVFAYGPTGSGKTFTILGSDETPGFIPRTLRHLFARTRKNCSSSNITATFSMSYIEIYQENVHDLLGDRKKLFSLRQDNCGNILIPGITEIKVENFNDFEKYFVPASHQRRMAKTSLNERSSRSHTILIVKERKAPFLRKTAKLSIVDLAGSEDNRQTGNRGVRLKESSAINTSLHVLGKVVIALNKNNQQRVPYRDSKLTRLLQDSLGGSSHTCMVVNLSPEMSSIFDTQRALNFATKSMTIINRPFTRVEVAEFTPSNEKDETETVNRKHKSTAPILSPSMLEEAKKLKLPVERFVDIENVKPEDAAIKAHKQVPQKVLIESIRNSANIFKGLEQTPKKITSNDISVNDDISVPPKMTPSKQSQVFTVQHNNKQFTFKFKT from the exons ATGCTAATATCTTTGCACAGCGACTTGGTTGATCCAAACTCTGGTAAAAATATGTCTAAGATAAATGTTTATCTAAGATTTCGGCCGGTGTTTCATAAACCTGATGAAGAACCAGAGGATTCCTGCATTCGGAGCGCAGACAACAGCACCATTGAG ATGATTAATTTAAGAAACACCCAAGAAACAGTGAGTTACAAATTTCAACAAGTTTTCGGCGAAAATTCAAGCCAAGAAGAAGTATTTGGCACAGCCTTGCAACCATTGCTTTCACATTTTACAGATGatgtacaaaatgtttcagtGTTTGCTTATGGGCCTACTGGCTCAG GAAAGACTTTTACCATCCTTGGTAGTGACGAGACACCTGGTTTTATTCCGAGAACGCTTCGTCATTTGTTTGCCAGAACCAGGAAGAATTGTTCGTCATCGAATATAACGGCCACATTCTCAATGTCATACATTGAAATCTACCAGGAAAAT GTGCATGACTTGTTGGGTGAtcgaaaaaaattattctcaCTTCGTCAAGATAACTGTGGAAATATTCTGATCCCTGGAATTACAGAAATCAAAGTGGAAAATTTCAACGATTTTGAGAAATATTTCGTACCAGCAAGTCATCAACGAAGGATGGCGAAAACAAGCTTGAATGAAAGGTCTAGCCGGTCTCACACAATTCTTATTGTCAAG GAAAGAAAAGCTCCTTTTCTGAGGAAAACAGCAAAACTTTCAATTGTCGATCTCGCGGGCTCTGAAGACAACCGACAGACCGGCAACAGAGGTGTGAGGTTAAAAGAGTCGAGTGCGATAAACACATCTCTGCATGTTCTGGGGAAAGTTGTCATTGCCCTGAACAAGAATAACCAGCAAAGAGTCCCATACAGAGACAGCAAACTCACCAGGCTTTTGCAG GACTCGCTCGGTGGCTCTTCGCACACATGTATGGTGGTCAACTTGTCACCTGAGATGTCGTCCATATTTGACACCCAGCGTGCCTTGAATTTTGCAACAAAGAGCATGACTATCATAAACAG GCCATTCACAAGAGTAGAAGTGGCTGAGTTTACACCTTCTAACGAGAAGGATGAAACTGAAACTGTTAATCGCAAACACAAGTCAACTGCCCCTATTTTGAGTCCATCCATGTTAGAGGAAGCCAAAAAGCTGAAACTGCCA GTGGAAAGATTTGTTGACATTGAGAACGTTAAACCGGAAGATGCTGCCATAAAAGCTCACAAACAAGTCCCTCAAAAAGTATTAATCGAATCAATTCGAAATTCTGCCAACATTTTCAAG GGTCTTGAGCAGACTCCAAAGAAGATTACATCGAACGACATTTCCGTAAACG ATGACATTTCTGTGCCTCCAAAGATGACACCATCCAAGCAATCACAGGTTTTCACCGTTCaacacaacaacaaacagtttacttttaaatttaaaacctaG
- the LOC143471162 gene encoding kinesin-like protein KIF22 isoform X1: MLISLHSDLVDPNSGKNMSKINVYLRFRPVFHKPDEEPEDSCIRSADNSTIEMINLRNTQETVSYKFQQVFGENSSQEEVFGTALQPLLSHFTDDVQNVSVFAYGPTGSGKTFTILGSDETPGFIPRTLRHLFARTRKNCSSSNITATFSMSYIEIYQENVHDLLGDRKKLFSLRQDNCGNILIPGITEIKVENFNDFEKYFVPASHQRRMAKTSLNERSSRSHTILIVKLTTQERKAPFLRKTAKLSIVDLAGSEDNRQTGNRGVRLKESSAINTSLHVLGKVVIALNKNNQQRVPYRDSKLTRLLQDSLGGSSHTCMVVNLSPEMSSIFDTQRALNFATKSMTIINRPFTRVEVAEFTPSNEKDETETVNRKHKSTAPILSPSMLEEAKKLKLPVERFVDIENVKPEDAAIKAHKQVPQKVLIESIRNSANIFKGLEQTPKKITSNDISVNDDISVPPKMTPSKQSQVFTVQHNNKQFTFKFKT, encoded by the exons ATGCTAATATCTTTGCACAGCGACTTGGTTGATCCAAACTCTGGTAAAAATATGTCTAAGATAAATGTTTATCTAAGATTTCGGCCGGTGTTTCATAAACCTGATGAAGAACCAGAGGATTCCTGCATTCGGAGCGCAGACAACAGCACCATTGAG ATGATTAATTTAAGAAACACCCAAGAAACAGTGAGTTACAAATTTCAACAAGTTTTCGGCGAAAATTCAAGCCAAGAAGAAGTATTTGGCACAGCCTTGCAACCATTGCTTTCACATTTTACAGATGatgtacaaaatgtttcagtGTTTGCTTATGGGCCTACTGGCTCAG GAAAGACTTTTACCATCCTTGGTAGTGACGAGACACCTGGTTTTATTCCGAGAACGCTTCGTCATTTGTTTGCCAGAACCAGGAAGAATTGTTCGTCATCGAATATAACGGCCACATTCTCAATGTCATACATTGAAATCTACCAGGAAAAT GTGCATGACTTGTTGGGTGAtcgaaaaaaattattctcaCTTCGTCAAGATAACTGTGGAAATATTCTGATCCCTGGAATTACAGAAATCAAAGTGGAAAATTTCAACGATTTTGAGAAATATTTCGTACCAGCAAGTCATCAACGAAGGATGGCGAAAACAAGCTTGAATGAAAGGTCTAGCCGGTCTCACACAATTCTTATTGTCAAG CTAACAACACAGGAAAGAAAAGCTCCTTTTCTGAGGAAAACAGCAAAACTTTCAATTGTCGATCTCGCGGGCTCTGAAGACAACCGACAGACCGGCAACAGAGGTGTGAGGTTAAAAGAGTCGAGTGCGATAAACACATCTCTGCATGTTCTGGGGAAAGTTGTCATTGCCCTGAACAAGAATAACCAGCAAAGAGTCCCATACAGAGACAGCAAACTCACCAGGCTTTTGCAG GACTCGCTCGGTGGCTCTTCGCACACATGTATGGTGGTCAACTTGTCACCTGAGATGTCGTCCATATTTGACACCCAGCGTGCCTTGAATTTTGCAACAAAGAGCATGACTATCATAAACAG GCCATTCACAAGAGTAGAAGTGGCTGAGTTTACACCTTCTAACGAGAAGGATGAAACTGAAACTGTTAATCGCAAACACAAGTCAACTGCCCCTATTTTGAGTCCATCCATGTTAGAGGAAGCCAAAAAGCTGAAACTGCCA GTGGAAAGATTTGTTGACATTGAGAACGTTAAACCGGAAGATGCTGCCATAAAAGCTCACAAACAAGTCCCTCAAAAAGTATTAATCGAATCAATTCGAAATTCTGCCAACATTTTCAAG GGTCTTGAGCAGACTCCAAAGAAGATTACATCGAACGACATTTCCGTAAACG ATGACATTTCTGTGCCTCCAAAGATGACACCATCCAAGCAATCACAGGTTTTCACCGTTCaacacaacaacaaacagtttacttttaaatttaaaacctaG